GAATTAATGATTTCAGATACTTTCTAAAAATAATCGTGAGGCCGGCGAGCAGTTTGATAAAACTGGTTCCAGTAACCAGTATCCAGCCTGGAGATAATGACCCCTTTGTTTGAGGCATGCATAAATTCACCACTCCCCAAATAAATTCCTACATGACGCGGATAAGAAGGGGGTGGAAGTTTAAAAAATACGAGGTCGCCTGCTTGTAAGTCCAAGCGTTTGATAAATACCCCGACTTTAATTAAAGTTTGTGTTGTACGAGGAATTTTAATTTGAAAAGTATTTTTATAAACCTGATGCACTAATCCTGAGCAATCCACACCATTAATGTCATTACCGCCAAATTTATGAGGGGTATTTTCCCAGCGTTTGTACTCTTCACGAATTCTGGTTTCAACGTTTGATTCTTTGTCATTAACTAAAGGCACTATCATACTACTATCACGCAGTGCTTGATTCGATGTACATCCTACTATAGAAAAAATCAGAACCAACAGGCTCACCCTATATCGCATATTAGTCAATAATTTTATGCATTGCTTGCTCA
The sequence above is drawn from the Gammaproteobacteria bacterium genome and encodes:
- a CDS encoding NlpC/P60 family protein; this translates as MVLIFSIVGCTSNQALRDSSMIVPLVNDKESNVETRIREEYKRWENTPHKFGGNDINGVDCSGLVHQVYKNTFQIKIPRTTQTLIKVGVFIKRLDLQAGDLVFFKLPPPSYPRHVGIYLGSGEFMHASNKGVIISRLDTGYWNQFYQTARRPHDYF